From the Pseudarthrobacter sp. MM222 genome, one window contains:
- a CDS encoding vitamin K epoxide reductase family protein yields the protein MPSISSDTGEAAAQRQSTSPSAADRPLPPMTRDRPFAWLLLITGVVGWLASGILVLEKLEVLKDPGHVTVCDVNPWISCGQVMQTPQSSAFGFPNMFIGIVAFAVTITTAMGILAGARFARWYWLGLQAGVTLGFAFVVWLWSQALYSIHILCPFCMIVWAAMIPLFVWVTVRNVSHGVIRLPAGPARIIGDSGWIVTALLYVAVIATIFFAFIQVFIGTSGY from the coding sequence ATGCCCAGCATCTCCAGCGACACCGGCGAGGCAGCCGCGCAGCGGCAAAGCACCAGCCCGTCCGCCGCAGACCGGCCGCTGCCTCCGATGACCCGTGACCGTCCGTTCGCGTGGCTCCTGCTGATCACCGGCGTCGTCGGCTGGCTGGCCTCCGGAATCCTCGTGCTGGAGAAACTCGAGGTCCTCAAGGACCCCGGCCACGTCACCGTCTGCGATGTGAATCCGTGGATTTCCTGCGGACAGGTCATGCAGACGCCGCAGAGTTCAGCGTTCGGCTTCCCCAACATGTTCATCGGCATCGTGGCCTTCGCCGTCACCATCACCACCGCCATGGGCATCCTGGCCGGCGCCAGGTTTGCCCGCTGGTACTGGCTCGGGCTGCAGGCCGGCGTGACCCTGGGCTTTGCCTTCGTGGTGTGGCTCTGGTCCCAGGCCCTGTATTCCATCCACATCCTGTGCCCGTTCTGCATGATCGTCTGGGCCGCCATGATTCCTCTGTTCGTCTGGGTCACCGTCCGGAACGTGTCCCACGGCGTGATCCGCCTCCCGGCCGGCCCCGCCCGGATCATCGGTGACTCGGGCTGGATCGTCACGGCGCTGCTCTACGTCGCCGTGATTGCAACGATCTTCTTCGCCTTCATCCAGGTCTTCATCGGGACCTCCGGCTACTAG
- the ileS gene encoding isoleucine--tRNA ligase: MTYYPKASAALSGAGAHSVASNTSGVSASVKFPEIEERILKYWDADGTFQASIDQRDAGKDGSNEFVFYDGPPFANGLPHYGHLLTGYAKDLVGRYQTQRGRRVERRFGWDTHGLPAELEAMKQLGMTDKTQIEAMGIDKFNDACRASVMKYADEWQSYVTRQARWVDFDNDYKTLNVEYMESVLWAFKQLHEKGLTYNGYRVLPYCWKDETPLSNHELRMDDDVYKNRQDQTVTVTFPITAGESELSRQLAGVQALAWTTTPWTLPTNAALAVGPAITYVVLPAGPNGVKAASADAPVTGSFLLAAELLGTYAKDLGYGDGAEGAAAAEAAVTSSHTGAELEGLQYEPLWDYFADNEKYGNQNAWRFLVADYVTTTDGTGLVHQSPAYGEDDQQVCEAAGIPVVLSVDEGAKFLPLFGHGPLAEIAGLQVFEANKPITQVLRAQGRLVRQASYEHSYPHCWRCRNPLIYRAVSSWYVEVTKFKDRMSELNQEINWIPGNVKEGQFGKWLANARDWSISRNRYWGSPIPVWQSSDPDYPRTDVYGSLAEIEADFGRLPLNKSGEVDLHRPFIDELTRPNPDDPRTPAEGQSVMRRVEDVLDVWFDSGSMPYGQVHYPFQNEEWFDTHNPADFIVEYIGQTRGWFYMLHILSTALFDRPAFRNVISHGIVLGSDGQKMSKSLRNYPDVSEVLDRDGSDAMRWFLMSSPILRGGNLVVTEQGIRDGVRQVILPLWNVYSFFTLYTNAANGGSGYDATLRYDGYTDTLDRYLMANTGELVRNMTVQLDSYDISGACDELRSYLDMLTNWYVRRSRQRFFDENADAFDALYTALETVSRVAASLLPLVSEEIWRGLTGGRSVHLADWPDAGLFPANPDLVEAMDRVQQICSTGSSLRKAANLRVRLPLQELTVVAPGAGALDGFAAVVADELNLRSVRLLDADSASPEEFGIEQKLVVNARAAGPRLGKNVQQAIKGSKSGDWSVDEAGVVTAGGLVLEPQEYTLETVVAEAAEGEGSRAAAVLPGGGFVVLNTEVTPELEAEGLARDMVRAIQQARKDAGLNVSDRIRTIIQAPKDVFDAVRAYEQLLTTETLTVELDLGSSGPDTELQITVEKVKAN, from the coding sequence ATGACTTATTACCCGAAGGCCTCCGCCGCGCTCTCCGGCGCAGGCGCCCACTCCGTTGCTTCGAACACCTCCGGCGTGTCCGCCTCCGTGAAGTTCCCGGAGATCGAAGAGCGCATCCTCAAGTACTGGGATGCGGACGGCACCTTCCAGGCCAGCATCGACCAGCGGGACGCGGGTAAAGACGGATCCAACGAATTCGTCTTCTACGACGGCCCGCCCTTCGCCAACGGCCTGCCGCACTACGGCCACCTGCTGACCGGCTACGCCAAGGACCTCGTCGGCCGGTACCAGACCCAGCGCGGCCGCCGCGTCGAGCGCCGCTTCGGCTGGGATACGCACGGGCTGCCCGCTGAGCTTGAAGCCATGAAGCAGCTGGGCATGACGGACAAGACCCAGATCGAGGCCATGGGCATCGACAAGTTCAACGACGCCTGCCGCGCGTCCGTGATGAAGTACGCCGACGAGTGGCAGAGCTACGTCACCCGTCAGGCCCGCTGGGTGGACTTCGACAACGACTACAAGACGCTCAACGTGGAGTACATGGAGTCGGTGCTCTGGGCCTTCAAGCAGCTGCACGAAAAGGGCCTCACCTACAACGGCTACCGCGTGCTGCCGTACTGCTGGAAGGACGAGACGCCGCTGTCCAACCATGAACTGCGGATGGACGACGACGTCTACAAGAACCGCCAGGACCAGACCGTGACGGTGACGTTCCCGATCACGGCGGGGGAGTCGGAGCTGTCCCGGCAGCTCGCCGGAGTGCAGGCGCTCGCCTGGACCACGACGCCCTGGACGCTGCCCACCAATGCGGCGCTCGCCGTCGGGCCGGCCATCACGTACGTGGTCCTGCCAGCAGGACCCAACGGCGTCAAGGCCGCCTCCGCCGACGCACCCGTCACGGGCAGCTTCCTGCTGGCCGCCGAACTGCTCGGCACCTACGCCAAGGATCTCGGCTACGGGGACGGCGCGGAGGGCGCCGCCGCGGCCGAAGCCGCGGTCACCTCCAGCCACACCGGCGCCGAACTCGAGGGCCTGCAGTACGAGCCCCTCTGGGACTACTTCGCCGACAACGAGAAGTACGGCAACCAGAACGCCTGGCGCTTCCTGGTGGCCGATTACGTCACCACCACCGACGGTACCGGCCTGGTCCATCAGTCTCCCGCCTACGGTGAAGACGACCAGCAGGTCTGTGAAGCAGCCGGCATCCCCGTGGTCCTCTCCGTGGACGAGGGCGCCAAGTTCCTGCCGCTGTTCGGCCACGGCCCGCTGGCCGAGATCGCCGGCCTGCAGGTCTTCGAGGCCAACAAGCCCATCACCCAGGTGCTCCGCGCCCAGGGCCGACTGGTCCGCCAGGCCAGCTACGAGCACAGCTACCCGCACTGCTGGCGCTGCCGCAACCCGCTGATCTACCGCGCCGTGTCCTCCTGGTACGTCGAGGTCACCAAGTTCAAGGACCGCATGTCCGAACTGAACCAGGAAATCAACTGGATCCCGGGCAACGTCAAGGAAGGCCAGTTCGGCAAGTGGCTCGCCAACGCCCGTGACTGGTCCATCAGCCGCAACCGGTACTGGGGCAGCCCCATCCCGGTGTGGCAGTCCAGCGACCCGGACTACCCCCGCACGGACGTCTACGGCTCGCTGGCCGAGATCGAAGCCGACTTCGGCCGCCTGCCGCTGAACAAGTCCGGCGAGGTTGACCTGCACCGGCCCTTCATCGACGAACTGACCCGCCCGAACCCGGACGACCCCCGCACCCCGGCGGAAGGCCAGTCCGTGATGCGCCGCGTCGAGGACGTCCTGGACGTCTGGTTCGACTCCGGCTCGATGCCATACGGCCAGGTCCACTATCCGTTCCAGAACGAGGAATGGTTCGACACCCACAACCCGGCGGACTTCATCGTCGAGTACATCGGCCAGACCCGCGGCTGGTTCTACATGCTGCACATCCTCTCCACTGCACTATTCGACCGGCCGGCCTTCCGGAACGTCATCAGCCACGGCATCGTCCTCGGCTCGGACGGGCAGAAGATGTCCAAGAGCCTGCGCAACTATCCGGACGTCTCCGAGGTCCTGGACCGCGACGGCTCCGACGCGATGCGCTGGTTCCTGATGTCCAGCCCGATCCTGCGCGGCGGCAACCTCGTGGTCACCGAGCAGGGCATCCGCGACGGCGTCCGGCAGGTCATCCTGCCGCTGTGGAATGTCTACAGCTTCTTCACGCTGTACACGAACGCTGCAAACGGCGGTAGTGGCTATGACGCGACGCTGCGCTACGACGGCTACACCGACACCCTGGACCGGTACCTGATGGCCAACACCGGCGAGCTGGTCCGGAACATGACCGTGCAGCTGGACAGCTACGACATCTCCGGCGCCTGCGACGAACTCCGCAGCTATCTGGACATGCTCACCAACTGGTACGTCCGCCGCAGCCGCCAGCGCTTCTTCGACGAGAACGCAGACGCCTTCGACGCGCTCTACACCGCGCTGGAGACCGTCAGCCGCGTCGCGGCCTCGCTGCTGCCGCTGGTCTCCGAGGAGATCTGGCGCGGCCTCACCGGCGGGCGCTCCGTGCACCTGGCCGACTGGCCGGACGCGGGACTGTTCCCGGCCAACCCGGACCTCGTCGAGGCCATGGACCGGGTCCAGCAGATCTGCTCCACCGGCTCCTCGCTGCGCAAGGCCGCAAACCTGCGCGTGCGCCTGCCCCTGCAGGAGCTCACCGTCGTGGCGCCCGGCGCGGGTGCGCTGGACGGCTTCGCCGCCGTCGTCGCCGATGAACTGAACCTGCGCTCGGTCCGCCTGCTCGACGCCGACAGCGCCTCCCCGGAGGAGTTCGGCATCGAGCAGAAGCTCGTGGTGAACGCCCGGGCCGCGGGGCCGCGCCTGGGCAAAAACGTCCAGCAGGCCATCAAAGGCTCCAAGTCCGGCGACTGGTCCGTGGACGAGGCCGGCGTGGTCACCGCGGGCGGCCTCGTGCTCGAGCCGCAGGAATACACCCTGGAAACCGTCGTGGCGGAAGCCGCGGAAGGCGAAGGATCCCGCGCCGCGGCCGTCCTGCCCGGCGGCGGCTTCGTGGTCCTCAACACCGAGGTCACCCCGGAGCTGGAGGCCGAGGGCCTGGCGCGCGACATGGTCCGCGCCATCCAGCAGGCCCGCAAGGACGCCGGACTTAATGTCAGCGACCGGATCCGCACCATCATCCAGGCCCCCAAGGATGTCTTTGACGCCGTCCGGGCCTACGAGCAGCTCCTGACCACCGAAACGCTGACCGTTGAACTCGATCTCGGTTCCTCGGGCCCCGACACCGAACTGCAGATCACCGTCGAAAAAGTAAAGGCCAACTAA
- a CDS encoding glycerophosphodiester phosphodiesterase family protein, whose protein sequence is MRTPTTLGAAVLSAALLLATSTQAQAADTNPNGAGNHFDLEAHRGGLGLTVESTLASFAKGLETGVSTLELDLQITKDGREVITHDRKISDKKCLDTAPVTPNDPQFPYVGKYVKDLTFEQVRSLDCGTLTQPQFPGQTASPGARMPTLAEVFALADAHRASQVKFNIETKVEAGAPAETAPREQFIDVALREINAAQMQSRVSIQSFDWGSLRLVQQRDPQIRTVALTNKDFLQAGQPGSSPWLGGIDADDFGGDLIAAASSLGFDAVSPVHGTPQNGKVTDPGYVPYVTADMVARAHAAGMQVIPWTVDDQATMRALINTGVDGIITDYPDRLREVLADAGMKLPHGF, encoded by the coding sequence ATGCGAACCCCGACGACGCTTGGCGCTGCCGTACTCAGCGCAGCCCTGCTCCTCGCCACCTCTACCCAGGCCCAGGCCGCCGATACGAACCCCAACGGCGCAGGCAACCATTTCGACCTTGAAGCCCACCGCGGCGGACTCGGCCTGACCGTCGAATCCACCCTCGCGTCCTTCGCCAAGGGCCTCGAGACCGGCGTGTCCACCCTGGAACTTGACCTCCAGATCACCAAGGACGGCCGCGAAGTCATCACGCACGACCGCAAGATCAGCGACAAGAAGTGCCTCGACACGGCGCCGGTCACGCCCAACGACCCGCAGTTTCCCTATGTGGGCAAGTACGTCAAGGACCTGACCTTCGAACAGGTCCGTAGCCTCGACTGCGGTACGCTCACCCAGCCGCAGTTCCCGGGCCAGACGGCTTCTCCCGGCGCCAGGATGCCGACCCTGGCCGAGGTCTTTGCGCTTGCCGACGCGCACCGCGCCAGCCAGGTGAAGTTCAACATTGAAACGAAGGTCGAAGCCGGCGCACCGGCGGAAACCGCCCCGCGCGAGCAGTTTATCGACGTCGCCCTCCGGGAAATCAACGCCGCCCAGATGCAGAGCCGCGTCTCCATCCAGAGCTTCGACTGGGGCTCCCTGCGCCTCGTCCAGCAGCGGGATCCGCAGATCCGCACCGTGGCCCTGACCAACAAGGATTTCCTCCAGGCCGGGCAGCCGGGCAGCTCCCCGTGGCTGGGCGGGATTGACGCCGACGACTTCGGCGGCGACCTCATCGCCGCAGCGTCCTCCCTCGGTTTCGACGCCGTCTCACCCGTGCACGGGACTCCGCAGAACGGCAAAGTTACCGACCCCGGCTACGTCCCCTACGTCACCGCGGACATGGTGGCGCGTGCCCACGCTGCCGGGATGCAGGTCATCCCCTGGACCGTCGATGACCAGGCCACCATGCGGGCGCTGATCAATACCGGCGTCGACGGGATCATCACCGACTACCCGGACCGGCTCCGCGAGGTTCTGGCCGACGCCGGCATGAAGCTTCCGCACGGCTTCTAG
- a CDS encoding bifunctional folylpolyglutamate synthase/dihydrofolate synthase, with amino-acid sequence MTDEFSVESVYAELLGRAPENKMEPRLAPLHRAMDILGEPNKAFPIIHVTGTNGKTSTARMIEAGLRAHGLSTGRYTSPHLSKVTERISIDGAPVPDETFVRIWDEIRPYLEIVDGELEADGQPRLTYFECLTILGFAVFADQPVNVAVIEVGLGGITDATNVGDGQVFVVTPISLDHTDLLGDTTEEIAYEKAGIIKPGGYLVSAAQPMDAAQVLLEKAKEVNVPFRFEGVEFGVESRTVAVGGQVVTIQGIAGRYEELQVPLHGAHQAENAAVAIAALEAFFGGEKPLDAEIVQEAFATVTSPGRLEVVRTAPTIIVDAAHNPAGIRVSAEAIHEAFSFTKLVVVVGVLADKDAEEILRQLKESLGDLAAEYCFTQSNSPRAVPAEDLAEIALDLGFVEDNLHVAAKLDDALEWAVERAETNDDLAGGVLVTGSITLVAEARILLGKADA; translated from the coding sequence ATGACCGACGAATTCTCCGTAGAAAGCGTTTACGCCGAGCTGCTGGGCCGCGCCCCGGAAAACAAGATGGAACCGCGGCTGGCGCCGCTGCACCGGGCCATGGACATTCTGGGGGAGCCGAACAAGGCCTTCCCGATCATCCACGTCACCGGCACCAACGGGAAAACCTCGACCGCCCGGATGATCGAGGCCGGGCTGCGCGCCCACGGCCTGAGCACCGGACGGTACACGAGCCCGCACCTGTCCAAGGTCACGGAGCGGATCAGCATCGACGGCGCCCCGGTCCCGGATGAGACGTTCGTCCGGATCTGGGACGAGATCCGCCCGTACCTGGAAATCGTGGATGGCGAGCTCGAGGCCGACGGCCAGCCCCGCCTGACCTACTTCGAGTGCCTGACCATCCTGGGCTTCGCGGTCTTCGCCGACCAGCCCGTCAACGTGGCCGTGATCGAGGTGGGCCTCGGCGGCATCACCGACGCGACCAACGTCGGCGACGGCCAGGTCTTCGTCGTCACGCCGATCTCGCTGGACCACACGGACCTCCTGGGTGACACCACGGAGGAGATCGCGTACGAGAAGGCCGGAATCATCAAGCCGGGCGGTTACCTCGTCAGCGCCGCGCAGCCGATGGACGCGGCCCAGGTCCTGCTGGAAAAGGCCAAGGAAGTCAACGTCCCCTTCCGCTTCGAAGGGGTCGAGTTCGGCGTCGAATCCCGGACCGTCGCCGTCGGCGGCCAGGTGGTGACCATCCAGGGCATCGCCGGCCGGTACGAGGAACTGCAGGTGCCGCTGCACGGCGCGCACCAGGCCGAGAACGCCGCCGTCGCGATCGCCGCGCTGGAGGCGTTCTTCGGCGGCGAGAAGCCGCTCGACGCCGAGATCGTGCAGGAAGCCTTCGCCACGGTCACGTCGCCCGGACGGCTGGAGGTGGTGCGCACGGCCCCGACCATCATCGTGGACGCGGCGCACAACCCCGCAGGGATCCGGGTCTCCGCCGAGGCCATCCATGAGGCCTTCAGCTTCACGAAGCTCGTGGTGGTGGTCGGCGTCCTGGCGGACAAGGACGCCGAGGAAATCCTGCGGCAGCTCAAGGAGTCCCTGGGCGACCTCGCCGCCGAATACTGCTTCACCCAGTCCAACTCGCCGCGCGCCGTGCCGGCCGAGGACCTCGCCGAAATCGCCCTGGACCTGGGCTTCGTCGAGGACAACCTCCACGTTGCCGCCAAGCTCGACGACGCCCTGGAATGGGCCGTGGAACGCGCCGAAACCAACGATGACCTGGCCGGCGGCGTCCTCGTCACCGGCTCCATCACGCTCGTGGCGGAAGCCAGGATCCTGCTCGGAAAGGCGGACGCCTAA
- a CDS encoding Rne/Rng family ribonuclease, translating into MDKNQVIAGNEELVVAEEAVTTDETAEEAAAAAVPPKRPVRTRRKALPKADTEPAADAVVPAEATEAPAGDATPVEPKAKAPVRRTRARKVVGAPEPLPAFADEAEAPAVEAPVAPAAEKPVRRRASRAKAAAPVAEAEPAPEAPAAAMPAAETPSAETPAADAAPAAAAPAEIPASEKTPAAQTAAAEETPAAGTSAPEETPAVETPEEPAAAARSAASSLFLEPGAVTSMIFQAPDLTAVVRPVPAAVAAAPEEAEEEEGEEGEDAGSRRRRRSRGRRGRSRTGEAETDLEESAEDADEGTEATLEDGVTSRRRRRRRRGDQDLELTGGGDDDPPNTVTRVRAPRAISEAPVNNRVTSVKGSTRLEAKKQRRRESRDTGRRRTVITEAEFLARRESVDRQMIVRQRDDRIQIGVLEDGVLAEHFVSKTQQDSLIGNVYLGKVQNVLPSMEAAFVDIGRGRNAVLYAGEVNWEAVNLEGKQRRIENALKSGDSVLVQVTKDPVGHKGARLTSQISLPGRYLVYVPGGSMTGISRKLPDVERNRLKRILKDRLPENAGVIVRTAAEGASEEELTHDINRLRAQWEGIESQSTSTKILAPELLYGEPDLTIKVVRDVFNEDFSKLIVSGEEAWDTIEAYVTYVAPDLVGRLEKWTKDTDIFAAWRIDEQIHKALDRKVFLPSGGSLVIDRTEAMTVVDVNTGKFTGSGGNLEETVTKNNLEAAEEVVRQLRLRDIGGIIVIDFIDMVLESNRDLVLRRMVECLGRDRTKHQVAEVTSLGLVQMTRKRMGTGLLEVFGEQCETCAGRGIVTHDEPVEHRRANVVAAEHHVPRTENQPAARTERKGRRRGKGAQGGPESAPSAPAALHPEPTEAERHAKAEATRAALANIAAAAHAAHLHEGEAATAHDAGTRQAETRQAVVETARQLAATEEAAGRPAAVLTFGGEQVVLPYVEHADEGTAPALTLDLLTEAFAHLGDAEESKPAAGQVSTSSAPAEAQAQASEPAQAQAPARADVETGTSRGRRVRRNRSASRAQGAANETSIEHREAAEQRAATAAAGAVHEAKAPSPDQAAAKPAASNEPIILGVGVPASEL; encoded by the coding sequence ATGGATAAGAACCAGGTTATAGCCGGTAATGAAGAACTGGTCGTTGCGGAAGAAGCAGTAACGACGGACGAAACAGCAGAAGAGGCAGCCGCGGCGGCAGTACCGCCGAAGCGGCCCGTTCGAACCCGCCGCAAGGCCCTCCCGAAGGCTGACACGGAGCCCGCCGCGGACGCCGTGGTCCCGGCCGAGGCAACTGAAGCCCCGGCGGGCGACGCCACTCCCGTTGAACCCAAGGCCAAGGCCCCCGTCCGCCGGACCCGCGCCCGCAAAGTCGTCGGGGCACCCGAGCCCCTGCCGGCCTTCGCCGACGAGGCCGAGGCTCCCGCCGTCGAGGCTCCCGTAGCCCCCGCCGCCGAGAAGCCCGTCCGGCGCCGGGCCAGCCGGGCCAAGGCCGCCGCGCCGGTGGCCGAAGCAGAGCCGGCACCGGAGGCCCCCGCCGCCGCAATGCCCGCCGCCGAAACGCCGTCCGCGGAGACGCCCGCCGCGGACGCAGCACCCGCAGCAGCAGCGCCCGCCGAAATCCCCGCGTCCGAGAAAACCCCGGCCGCACAAACCGCCGCGGCGGAAGAAACTCCGGCCGCGGGAACCTCCGCGCCCGAAGAAACCCCCGCCGTGGAAACGCCCGAGGAGCCCGCCGCCGCCGCCCGCTCCGCGGCCTCCTCGCTCTTCCTTGAGCCGGGGGCCGTCACGTCGATGATCTTCCAGGCCCCCGACCTGACCGCCGTCGTCCGCCCGGTGCCGGCCGCGGTCGCTGCCGCGCCCGAAGAGGCGGAAGAGGAAGAAGGCGAAGAGGGCGAGGACGCCGGCAGCCGCCGGCGTCGCCGCAGCCGCGGCCGGCGGGGACGCAGCCGCACCGGCGAAGCGGAGACCGATTTGGAAGAGTCCGCCGAGGACGCAGACGAAGGCACCGAGGCCACCCTTGAGGACGGTGTGACCTCGCGCCGTCGCCGCCGCCGCCGCCGTGGCGACCAGGACCTCGAGCTCACCGGCGGGGGAGACGACGATCCGCCCAACACGGTGACCCGGGTCCGTGCTCCGCGGGCGATCAGCGAAGCGCCGGTTAACAACCGCGTCACCTCCGTGAAGGGCTCCACCCGGCTCGAGGCCAAGAAGCAGCGCCGCCGCGAATCCCGCGACACCGGCCGCCGCCGCACCGTCATCACCGAGGCCGAGTTCCTGGCGCGCCGTGAGTCCGTGGACCGCCAGATGATCGTCCGCCAGCGCGACGACAGAATCCAGATCGGCGTCCTCGAAGACGGGGTCCTGGCCGAGCACTTCGTATCCAAGACCCAGCAGGATTCCCTGATCGGCAACGTCTACCTGGGCAAGGTCCAGAACGTGCTGCCGTCCATGGAAGCCGCCTTCGTGGACATCGGGCGCGGCCGCAACGCTGTGCTCTACGCCGGTGAAGTCAACTGGGAAGCCGTCAACCTTGAGGGCAAGCAGCGCCGGATCGAGAACGCGTTGAAGTCCGGCGACTCCGTGCTGGTCCAGGTCACCAAGGACCCGGTCGGCCACAAGGGCGCCCGCCTCACCAGCCAGATCTCCCTGCCCGGCCGCTACCTGGTGTACGTGCCCGGTGGATCCATGACCGGCATCTCCCGCAAGCTGCCCGACGTCGAACGCAACCGCCTCAAGCGGATCCTCAAGGACCGCCTGCCGGAAAACGCCGGTGTGATTGTCCGCACCGCGGCCGAGGGCGCGTCCGAGGAAGAGCTGACCCACGACATCAACCGGCTCCGCGCGCAGTGGGAAGGCATCGAGAGCCAGTCGACGTCGACCAAGATCCTGGCCCCCGAGCTGCTCTACGGCGAACCTGACCTGACCATCAAGGTGGTCCGCGACGTCTTCAACGAGGACTTCTCCAAGCTGATCGTCTCCGGCGAGGAAGCCTGGGACACCATCGAGGCCTACGTCACCTACGTGGCTCCGGACCTTGTTGGCCGGCTCGAGAAGTGGACCAAGGACACGGACATCTTCGCGGCCTGGCGGATCGACGAGCAGATCCACAAGGCACTGGACCGCAAGGTTTTCCTGCCGTCCGGCGGATCCCTGGTGATCGACCGCACCGAAGCCATGACCGTGGTGGACGTCAACACCGGCAAATTCACCGGCAGCGGCGGCAACCTCGAGGAAACCGTCACCAAGAACAACCTGGAAGCGGCCGAGGAAGTCGTCCGGCAGCTCCGGCTCCGCGACATCGGCGGCATCATCGTGATCGACTTCATCGACATGGTGCTGGAGTCAAACCGCGACCTCGTGCTGCGCCGCATGGTGGAGTGCCTCGGCCGTGACCGGACCAAGCACCAGGTGGCCGAAGTGACCTCGCTCGGGCTGGTACAGATGACCCGCAAGCGGATGGGTACCGGGCTGCTGGAAGTCTTTGGCGAGCAGTGCGAAACCTGCGCCGGCCGCGGCATCGTCACGCACGACGAGCCCGTGGAGCACCGCCGCGCCAACGTCGTCGCCGCGGAACACCACGTCCCGCGGACCGAGAACCAGCCCGCTGCCCGCACGGAGCGCAAGGGCCGCCGCCGCGGCAAGGGAGCTCAGGGCGGGCCGGAGTCCGCTCCGTCGGCACCGGCAGCCCTCCACCCCGAGCCCACCGAGGCCGAGCGCCACGCCAAGGCGGAGGCCACCCGGGCTGCCCTGGCGAACATCGCCGCCGCCGCGCACGCTGCCCACCTGCACGAGGGGGAAGCGGCAACCGCGCACGACGCCGGCACCCGCCAGGCGGAGACCCGCCAGGCCGTCGTCGAGACGGCCCGGCAGCTGGCCGCCACTGAGGAAGCAGCCGGACGTCCCGCTGCTGTGCTGACCTTCGGCGGCGAGCAGGTGGTGCTGCCGTACGTCGAGCACGCCGACGAGGGGACCGCACCCGCACTGACCCTTGACCTGCTGACGGAGGCTTTCGCCCACCTTGGCGACGCCGAGGAGAGCAAGCCCGCCGCCGGGCAGGTGTCCACGAGCTCGGCGCCGGCCGAGGCGCAGGCTCAGGCATCGGAGCCAGCGCAGGCTCAGGCGCCGGCGAGGGCCGACGTCGAAACTGGTACCTCCCGGGGCCGCCGCGTGCGCCGCAACCGGAGCGCCAGCCGCGCCCAGGGTGCAGCCAACGAGACGTCCATTGAACACCGCGAGGCAGCCGAGCAGCGTGCCGCAACGGCCGCGGCCGGAGCCGTGCACGAGGCAAAGGCGCCCTCCCCGGACCAGGCAGCG
- a CDS encoding DUF4233 domain-containing protein has translation MARLTKAQREWRPGMPKKRRSTKVMFASTVLLLEAFVVLFGTLAVFGLRRNEFPPALIFAVGIGLCLVFIFTCAVLSKPWGVGLGWILQLVLILSGIVEPTMYVVGLLFAISWWYGIRTGIRIDREAAKRERDQAAWDAAHPAGSDPETGAQNP, from the coding sequence ATGGCACGTCTCACCAAGGCCCAGCGCGAGTGGCGCCCGGGCATGCCCAAGAAACGCCGCTCCACCAAGGTCATGTTCGCCTCCACGGTGCTGCTGCTGGAAGCCTTCGTGGTGCTCTTCGGCACGCTCGCGGTCTTCGGCCTCCGCCGCAACGAATTTCCGCCGGCCCTGATCTTCGCCGTGGGGATCGGGCTGTGCCTCGTGTTCATCTTCACGTGCGCCGTGCTCTCCAAACCGTGGGGCGTGGGCCTGGGCTGGATCCTGCAGCTCGTGCTGATCCTGAGCGGAATCGTGGAGCCCACGATGTATGTGGTGGGCCTGCTCTTCGCAATTTCCTGGTGGTACGGCATCCGGACCGGCATCCGGATTGACCGCGAGGCCGCCAAGCGGGAACGCGACCAGGCCGCCTGGGATGCGGCCCACCCGGCCGGCAGCGATCCCGAAACCGGCGCCCAGAACCCGTAG
- the ndk gene encoding nucleoside-diphosphate kinase — protein sequence MSIERTLVLIKPDGVARQLSGNILARIEAKGYTLAELKKVDASRELLEQHYEEHLGKPFYEPLVEFMLSGPVVAAIFEGHRVIEGFRSLAGTTDPTTAAPGTIRGDFGRDWGLKVQQNLVHGSDSVESAEREIKIWFQD from the coding sequence GTGAGCATTGAGCGCACCCTCGTCCTGATCAAGCCCGACGGCGTCGCCCGCCAGCTGAGCGGCAACATTCTTGCCCGGATCGAAGCCAAGGGCTACACCCTGGCCGAGCTCAAGAAGGTCGACGCAAGCCGCGAGCTGCTGGAGCAGCACTACGAGGAGCACCTCGGCAAGCCCTTCTACGAGCCGCTTGTCGAGTTCATGCTCAGCGGCCCCGTCGTCGCCGCGATCTTCGAGGGCCACCGCGTGATCGAGGGCTTCCGCTCGCTCGCCGGCACCACGGACCCGACGACGGCGGCCCCCGGCACCATCCGCGGCGACTTCGGCCGCGACTGGGGCCTGAAGGTGCAGCAGAACCTGGTCCACGGTTCCGACTCGGTGGAGTCCGCCGAGCGTGAGATCAAGATCTGGTTCCAGGACTAA